In one window of Undibacter mobilis DNA:
- a CDS encoding NAD(P)/FAD-dependent oxidoreductase, with protein sequence MSKPGTVIVGAGQGGYQLAASLREFGYAEPIVLIGEETEQPYQRPPLSKAFLLGEMAAERLAFRSPDFYEKQNIELITGARAMTIDPIARRVELQTGAALGYDHLVLATGARNRALPVPGADSDGVMYLRTLADSHAIRERFERAQDIVVIGAGFIGLELAAVASKVRKTVTVVEALPRVMSRAVTPIVSDFYAGEHRRWGVDLICDAGVGALDASDGKVSKVVLSDGRRIPADLVLVGIGVAPAIELAMQAGVAVDNGIVVDANLSTADPRISAIGDCASFPLGQRYMRLESVQNAVDQARCVARRIVGRSEPYSPVPWFWSDQRDLKLQMVGLTAGAERCVVRGSIEKRAFSVFCFTGETLIGVESVNSGGDHIFGRRLLNAGESISPDEAGDSSFDFRERIARIGKQ encoded by the coding sequence ATGTCGAAACCTGGCACCGTGATCGTTGGCGCCGGTCAGGGCGGATACCAGCTCGCGGCTTCACTTCGGGAATTCGGCTATGCCGAGCCGATAGTCCTGATCGGTGAGGAGACCGAGCAGCCCTATCAACGCCCGCCCTTGTCCAAGGCCTTTCTGCTCGGAGAGATGGCCGCGGAGCGGCTGGCATTCCGGTCGCCTGACTTCTATGAAAAGCAGAATATCGAGTTGATCACCGGCGCGCGGGCGATGACGATCGACCCGATCGCGAGGCGGGTCGAGCTGCAGACTGGCGCGGCTCTCGGTTACGATCATCTTGTGCTGGCGACGGGTGCTAGAAACCGGGCGCTGCCTGTGCCGGGAGCGGACTCGGACGGTGTGATGTATTTGCGCACGCTCGCGGACTCGCATGCCATTCGCGAGCGTTTCGAGCGGGCGCAAGATATCGTCGTTATCGGCGCAGGCTTCATCGGCCTTGAGCTGGCGGCCGTTGCGTCGAAGGTTCGAAAAACAGTGACAGTCGTGGAAGCTCTGCCTCGCGTGATGAGCCGCGCTGTGACGCCGATCGTCTCGGATTTCTATGCCGGTGAGCACCGCAGGTGGGGCGTTGACCTGATATGCGACGCCGGCGTCGGGGCACTGGATGCAAGCGACGGCAAGGTCAGCAAGGTTGTACTGTCCGACGGACGGCGCATTCCTGCCGATCTCGTTCTGGTTGGTATTGGCGTTGCTCCGGCGATCGAGCTTGCGATGCAGGCCGGTGTGGCGGTCGACAACGGCATCGTCGTAGACGCAAACCTCTCGACTGCCGACCCGCGTATTTCTGCGATCGGCGACTGCGCTTCCTTTCCGCTCGGTCAGCGGTATATGCGTTTGGAGTCAGTTCAAAATGCGGTCGATCAGGCCCGCTGCGTCGCTCGACGTATCGTGGGACGTTCAGAGCCATACTCGCCTGTGCCGTGGTTCTGGAGTGACCAGCGAGATTTGAAGTTGCAGATGGTTGGGCTAACCGCAGGGGCGGAACGGTGCGTGGTGCGTGGCTCGATCGAGAAGCGGGCCTTCTCGGTATTCTGCTTCACAGGCGAAACACTGATCGGCGTCGAGTCTGTGAACAGCGGTGGTGACCACATCTTCGGCCGCCGGTTGCTGAATGCAGGGGAAAGCATATCCCCGGACGAAGCGGGCGACAGCAGCTTCGACTTCAGGGAAAGGATTGCACGCATCGGTAAACAATAA
- a CDS encoding isochorismatase family protein: MDDFEDHCWQDVYSADVLELYRPYRRPLYVGPRPAVLLIDLYQLAYAGGPKPISDVSKMFPSSCGIAAWNALPPTQKLLAAARRAQLPIFYTTGCVPKSKGAMAATQRGGRRPDESDFVIQPDVAPEEGDVIITKERASAFFGTLLATNLTRLGIQSLIVAGETTSGCVRASVVDAYSSGFHVTVVEECCFDRSELSHKVNLFDMHHKYADVLKIEAVLAHLAKA, translated from the coding sequence ATGGACGATTTTGAGGATCACTGCTGGCAGGACGTTTATTCAGCAGACGTTTTGGAACTCTACAGACCATACCGTCGACCGCTGTACGTGGGGCCCAGGCCCGCGGTTCTCCTGATCGACTTGTACCAACTCGCGTATGCCGGTGGCCCAAAGCCGATCAGCGACGTCAGCAAGATGTTTCCTTCGTCCTGCGGTATCGCGGCCTGGAATGCTCTGCCGCCGACACAGAAGCTCCTCGCCGCCGCGCGGCGCGCCCAACTGCCGATCTTTTACACTACCGGCTGCGTTCCAAAATCGAAGGGAGCGATGGCGGCGACTCAGCGCGGCGGCAGGCGACCTGACGAGTCGGATTTCGTGATCCAGCCGGACGTCGCGCCCGAGGAGGGGGACGTCATCATTACCAAGGAGCGGGCCAGCGCGTTCTTCGGCACGCTTCTTGCGACAAACCTTACGCGCTTGGGCATCCAGAGCCTGATTGTCGCAGGCGAGACCACATCGGGTTGCGTGAGAGCCAGTGTCGTTGATGCATATTCGTCCGGTTTTCACGTCACCGTCGTCGAGGAATGTTGCTTCGACCGCAGCGAGTTGTCACATAAGGTGAATCTATTCGACATGCATCACAAATACGCGGATGTCTTGAAGATCGAGGCAGTTCTCGCGCATCTCGCTAAGGCGTGA
- a CDS encoding SDR family NAD(P)-dependent oxidoreductase — MKRLEGKVAFVTGAGGAIGSAISRRYAEEGASVVCTDIANDSAARTVKDIIAAGGRAVSTYCDSSNAGDVKYAIDYGFKAFGRLDILVTTAASNDPVATVVDLDEADWNKALAVNLTSVFLITKYGIPKLVESGGGSVVILASQLGQVVVPRRPAYVTTKAALIQFARSLALDHAKDRIRVNSLSPGAIETVRVETRFADMDAARKALIPLHPIGRLGQPGDIANGALYLASDEASFMTGADLVIDGGYTCI, encoded by the coding sequence ATGAAGCGACTCGAAGGTAAGGTGGCGTTCGTAACGGGGGCCGGTGGTGCCATCGGTTCGGCCATAAGCCGCCGTTATGCTGAAGAGGGGGCGTCGGTCGTCTGCACCGATATTGCGAACGATAGCGCCGCCAGAACCGTTAAGGATATCATTGCGGCCGGTGGGCGCGCGGTTTCGACGTACTGCGATTCATCGAATGCAGGCGACGTCAAATACGCGATCGATTACGGCTTCAAGGCGTTCGGTCGTCTCGATATTCTTGTCACCACGGCTGCCAGCAACGATCCTGTGGCGACGGTTGTGGACCTCGATGAGGCCGACTGGAACAAAGCGCTTGCCGTCAATCTGACCAGTGTTTTTCTGATTACAAAGTACGGGATTCCGAAGCTTGTCGAAAGTGGCGGCGGAAGTGTCGTCATCCTGGCGTCGCAGCTGGGACAGGTCGTCGTTCCGCGTCGTCCGGCCTATGTGACGACCAAGGCAGCGCTGATCCAGTTCGCGCGCTCCCTGGCGTTGGACCACGCAAAAGACCGAATTCGGGTTAATTCGCTCTCTCCTGGTGCCATTGAGACTGTTCGTGTTGAAACGCGCTTCGCTGATATGGACGCCGCACGCAAGGCCTTGATCCCGCTGCATCCAATCGGTCGTCTTGGGCAGCCGGGAGACATCGCAAACGGCGCATTGTATTTGGCGAGCGACGAAGCGTCTTTTATGACGGGCGCTGATCTGGTCATCGATGGTGGGTATACCTGCATCTGA
- a CDS encoding ABC transporter substrate-binding protein, producing MTSYASRLMKSATAAVFIFAASVIVLGTQHANAQTKVVFGYVSDGALQWPEYVAIEKGWFKENNIDIEMLAVGGGAAQQLAAGALNLSASGFPDYVRATEQGAAIKIVLNGVNMPPYDVYAKPTIKSLPELKGKLVSIGGNKDITLTYVTAAMAAVGMKPTDVDYIYAKSTTARFAALMSGGVDAAILYPPTNFKAAAAGFNKVATISDHVKDIPFIVYGANLDWAKKNGEALRNYMKTYSRALTWLYDKKNKDEAVKILMKHGKVTQQDANDTYDYFIGIAAYSKDGLINDASWKKMADTLIEFGDLPSPAPAITKFVDDSYVKAGWGK from the coding sequence ATGACGTCTTACGCATCTCGCTTGATGAAAAGCGCTACCGCCGCGGTCTTCATATTTGCCGCGAGCGTCATCGTTCTTGGCACTCAGCATGCGAATGCACAGACAAAGGTCGTCTTCGGCTACGTCTCGGACGGCGCATTGCAGTGGCCTGAGTACGTTGCGATCGAAAAAGGCTGGTTCAAGGAAAACAACATCGACATCGAGATGCTGGCAGTCGGCGGCGGCGCCGCGCAGCAACTGGCAGCGGGTGCACTCAATCTTTCAGCAAGCGGCTTTCCCGACTACGTGCGCGCGACTGAGCAGGGTGCGGCGATCAAAATCGTGCTGAACGGCGTCAACATGCCTCCCTACGACGTATACGCAAAGCCCACCATCAAATCGCTGCCGGAACTGAAGGGCAAACTTGTCTCAATCGGCGGCAACAAGGATATCACCCTCACCTACGTAACAGCCGCCATGGCCGCCGTGGGCATGAAGCCGACTGACGTCGATTACATCTATGCCAAGTCCACCACGGCGCGCTTTGCTGCGTTGATGTCTGGCGGCGTCGATGCGGCAATCCTGTACCCGCCGACGAACTTCAAGGCCGCCGCTGCCGGATTCAACAAGGTCGCCACAATCAGCGATCACGTCAAAGACATTCCCTTCATCGTCTATGGAGCGAATCTGGACTGGGCCAAGAAGAACGGCGAGGCTCTTCGCAACTATATGAAGACCTACAGCCGCGCGCTGACTTGGCTGTACGACAAGAAAAACAAGGACGAAGCGGTCAAGATCCTGATGAAGCACGGTAAGGTGACCCAGCAGGATGCCAACGACACCTACGACTACTTCATCGGCATCGCCGCCTACAGCAAGGACGGCCTGATCAACGATGCCAGCTGGAAGAAGATGGCCGACACCTTGATCGAGTTCGGCGACTTGCCGTCACCGGCGCCGGCGATTACGAAGTTTGTCGACGATAGCTATGTTAAAGCCGGTTGGGGCAAATAA
- a CDS encoding aromatic ring-hydroxylating dioxygenase subunit alpha: protein MYLQNAWYVAAWDHEIGDGPLARTLLNQKIVFFRAADKSVAALEDRCCHRAAPLSVGRVVDGLIECGYHGMVFNAAGKCVCVPSQETVPATAFVRSYPVAVKHRWVWIWMGEPELADEALIPDLYWHDHPKWKMLGDYFHVKCHYQELIDVQLDNTHSKYVHPGSLGNDGAVATPPRVKLVGDKIHGSRHMAASDPPPIWRKAADYKLERADYWLTWIYHAPTVITFDVGIAEPGTGAFEGNRSKGITVYTDHGITPETDDTTHHFWTCSRDFRLEDEGLTKTLSGIRNTFLEDVAICEAQHATIAAFPGAKMVDISSDAPTIQARRLLRRMREREMAAASESRASQ, encoded by the coding sequence ATGTATCTGCAGAACGCCTGGTACGTCGCCGCGTGGGATCACGAGATTGGCGATGGACCACTGGCGCGCACGTTGCTTAATCAGAAGATCGTCTTCTTTCGTGCTGCTGATAAGTCGGTTGCTGCTCTTGAAGATCGCTGCTGCCATCGCGCTGCTCCGTTGTCGGTAGGGCGCGTAGTCGATGGTTTGATCGAGTGCGGTTATCATGGAATGGTCTTCAACGCGGCGGGCAAATGCGTTTGCGTGCCGAGCCAAGAGACGGTTCCCGCAACGGCCTTCGTTCGCAGCTATCCGGTCGCCGTTAAACACCGGTGGGTGTGGATATGGATGGGCGAGCCGGAATTGGCCGATGAGGCGCTGATCCCCGATTTGTACTGGCATGACCACCCGAAGTGGAAGATGCTCGGTGATTACTTCCATGTTAAGTGCCATTATCAGGAATTGATCGACGTCCAGCTGGACAACACCCACTCCAAGTATGTTCACCCAGGCTCGCTGGGAAACGACGGCGCTGTCGCGACGCCCCCGCGGGTGAAGCTCGTTGGCGACAAGATTCATGGGTCGCGGCATATGGCCGCGAGCGATCCGCCGCCGATCTGGCGCAAGGCGGCGGATTACAAGCTTGAGAGGGCTGACTATTGGCTCACCTGGATCTATCACGCGCCGACAGTGATCACATTTGACGTTGGAATTGCTGAGCCGGGAACGGGAGCGTTCGAAGGCAACCGAAGCAAGGGCATCACGGTATACACCGATCACGGCATTACGCCGGAGACCGACGACACCACCCACCATTTTTGGACGTGCTCGCGGGATTTCCGCCTTGAAGATGAAGGTCTCACGAAGACGCTGAGCGGTATTCGGAACACCTTTCTCGAGGACGTCGCGATATGCGAAGCGCAACACGCCACGATCGCCGCGTTCCCGGGCGCGAAGATGGTGGACATCAGTTCTGATGCACCGACAATTCAGGCGCGGAGACTGCTCAGGCGGATGCGCGAGCGAGAGATGGCTGCTGCGTCCGAAAGCAGAGCGTCGCAATGA
- a CDS encoding SDR family NAD(P)-dependent oxidoreductase, whose protein sequence is MGESTDRVVIVTGAAQGIGRAIALHMATIGNRVACVDLPACRDEMNETLASAKERGIPGDQLFGIFGDVTQDGECVSFVEATLQRFGAIHGLVNNAAIGMQFIGHVLGGQRKRFFEVPIERWREVINVNVNGSFNMARAVTPHLVERHFGRIVNITTSYPTMLMAGFSPYGPSKAALEAATVIWAKDLDGTGVTVNALLPGGAADTKQIPASDGVDREKLLRPEIMGPPCAWLINQAGADISGQRFIANVWDVALNPDEAARKAGSSAAW, encoded by the coding sequence ATGGGCGAAAGTACTGACCGAGTGGTTATCGTTACGGGCGCCGCTCAGGGCATTGGGCGGGCGATTGCGCTTCATATGGCAACGATAGGCAATCGGGTCGCATGCGTCGATTTGCCGGCCTGCCGCGATGAGATGAACGAAACCCTGGCCTCCGCGAAGGAGCGAGGGATCCCGGGCGACCAGTTGTTCGGCATTTTTGGCGACGTCACACAGGACGGCGAGTGCGTCTCGTTCGTCGAGGCGACATTGCAGCGCTTCGGCGCCATCCATGGACTGGTCAACAACGCCGCGATCGGGATGCAGTTCATCGGGCATGTGCTCGGGGGACAGCGCAAGCGCTTTTTCGAGGTTCCGATCGAGCGGTGGAGAGAGGTCATCAACGTCAACGTGAACGGCTCGTTCAACATGGCGCGGGCGGTTACGCCGCATCTTGTCGAGCGGCACTTCGGCAGGATCGTCAACATCACGACCAGCTACCCAACGATGCTGATGGCGGGATTTTCGCCTTACGGTCCTTCGAAGGCGGCGCTCGAGGCCGCGACTGTCATCTGGGCCAAGGATCTCGACGGCACGGGCGTGACCGTCAATGCGTTGCTTCCCGGCGGTGCCGCCGACACCAAGCAAATTCCGGCGAGCGACGGCGTCGACCGCGAAAAGCTGTTGCGGCCCGAAATTATGGGGCCGCCGTGTGCGTGGCTGATCAATCAGGCGGGTGCGGATATAAGTGGACAACGTTTTATCGCGAATGTGTGGGACGTCGCTCTCAATCCTGATGAGGCGGCCAGGAAGGCGGGCTCGTCCGCCGCGTGGTGA